In the Podospora bellae-mahoneyi strain CBS 112042 chromosome 4, whole genome shotgun sequence genome, one interval contains:
- a CDS encoding NRPS protein (SMCOG1002:AMP-dependent synthetase and ligase; antiSMASH:Cluster_10; EggNog:ENOG503NXWX; COG:Q) — protein sequence MDPSVSQKSHQVDERLSVLNHPPKRLNGPRLLHLLVHQTSAEPAIDFLDDEGRQTSISYPQLHHASSALASAIQAQVGSRDNNRQFVVPVLVPQGPNLYIALLAILKAGGAFCPLNLDVPLERGQFILDDVEAKVVITTHELANKLPPVGQTGRIVLIVGEDTPARAARQSTGDPQHYEPKPHDLAYVMYTSGSTGTPKGVGVSHDAATQSLLAHDRHVPPFSRFLQFAAPTFDVSVFEIFFPLFRGKTLVSCTRGAMLDDLPGIIRRMSVDACELTPSVAGSLLRKRDSAPCLQLLLTIGEMLTKPVVEEFGGSEEKESMLWGMYGPTEAAIHCTVQPSFACSMSTANIGIPFDTVSAFVLKIPEDESEPPDLRVLSLGEVGELAIGGPQVADCYVNRPEMTAKAFVETPYGRLYRTGDKARILPDGTLECLGRIGGGQVKLRGQRMELGEVEHAALRTTGCHSAVAAVINSILVLFCAVDHTDGMANAVEASCRAWLPGFMLPGDVIVMDAFPRLPSGKIDRKRLVNEYNNSQAGSEVIQQGIFRDDFERKLCSLAATVLGTEVKPGQNLLQMGLDSLAAIRLASLLRQAGIDSDAIEILRSPTISALHACVSEKQGHRPASILDTFHPRAWQPDVSAVLAQRSELFRDNRPVQSVYPCTPLQISMLAETAANPRAYCNWIKLRFPRPCSRDSVRSWFLRLVERNEILRTGFVHNDGDFFQVVFERACESCISFSDSPVCEFELRHDQDFLTPFKVQISDAQTIGEPADVEAVVHLHHAIYDGWSWDLAMADLAALMQGEQLGERPQFSKITYYYASPSFRHISDAAKEFWAANLRGFQPAALPILRAGTAKVSTTSTSSVIVDISPNELRRSLDDIQCGIQTIFQASVAWIWSAMVGSDDVVVGTVTSGRTLPISMIEDVMGPCIATVPFRTDFSQVSSIADLLVSTQATSRAILEHSTLPLSEIRRAAGVRPGQPFYDVLFVYQQSLQTSKPDCVRGFQEVGHQDFLETQLVVEVEPRAHDFILRITSHENTFPDQQAIALGGCIAEMASWMLRNLDSKITGIQAAFSQSLLSVFNPKPVTFAGVPDLAHAIDVVVANHPDKEALCFAHRISDDLVKTTTLSFAQLNQTANQIAWHLQKHGLKEGAVVAIIMEKSVLLYAGILAILKAGCGYLPLLPTTPETRIGTILQQAGVSFCLTDRITRDKLSPHLCPTIMDLDGLEYMSLPVRAITPNPDPSRLAYVIYTSGSTGVPKGVCVTQLNIMSNLDVLSRIYPVKGCSRLLQSCSQAFDVSVFEVFFAWTQGMCLCSGKNDTLFEDLERSIRMLEVTHLSMTPTVASLVDPDKVPAVEFLVTAGEAMTEAVAKKWGRKLFQGYGPSETTNICSVKKMGPNQAIQHLGWSLENTSTVVLFKDSEHVVPLGCLGEFCFGGDQVAQGYLAMPALTSSKFIDHPTYGRLYRSGDIGRMLPDGSMVILGRVDDQVKLRGQRVELGEITATLRLSSAVEDCASLFLRAGPEDSRDQIVSYFVPSGIQANEYSLLELNNDLRQKVQSLFRVLTSKLPQYMVPSAILPISVLPTTASGKLDRERLTASYRMLSQEYLASVTDHVADNDEDYEEWTTAEQKVARVVTEALKISRHEVQRWTSLVTLGLDSISAIQLARSFYSQLGQRIPISTILQNPNVSRLAKILIDLEKTTSEPSKAQDLLPKTLLASLKEILRQQGTSAQEILPCTPLQEGMLAATASKEAYINRMLFLVSGDPAQLETAWNAMVLRHGILRTCFMTTSSSQHPIVQIVLDSWQPDWREFDASKERIPSCVAEQINLLGDGVDSLRPMISLAWIKNKTQRYLSFVCHHALYDGVAVERLLYEIEKTYHGLSLPPTPSYAAFLRESSTLPEQTDSFWATHLSGMQPKLLEQGSRK from the exons ATGGACCCCTCCGTATCACAAAAATCCCACCAAGTGGATGAGAGGCTCTCCGTTCTCAATCACCCACCAAAACGCTTGAATGGGCCACGTCTGTTGCATCTTCTCGTTCACCAAACGTCTGCAGAGCCGGCTATTGATTTCTTGGACGATGAGGGCCGCCAAACCTCCATCTCATACCCCCAACTACACCATGCGTCCAGCGCTCTTGCATCCGCAATTCAAGCACAGGTTGGGTCCCGGGATAACAACAGACAGTTTGTCGTTCCTGTCCTTGTCCCGCAAGGCCCAAACCTGTACATTGCACTGCTAGCCATTCTGAAAGCCGGCGGTGCCTTTTGCCCGCTCAACTTGGACGTTCCCCTCGAGAGAGGCCAGTTCATCCTCGACGACGTGGAAGCCAAAGTAGTCATCACGACCCACGAGCTGGCCAACAAGCTTCCACCAGTCGGCCAAACCGGGCGGATTGTGCTCATCGTTGGAGAGGACACACCAGCCAGGGCTGCCAGGCAATCAACAGGTGATCCACAGCATTATGAGCCGAAGCCTCACGATCTGGCCTACGTGATGTACACTTCAGGCTCAACCGGCACACCAAAAGGAGTTGGTGTCTCGCATGATGCAGCAACTCAAAGTTTGCTTGCCCACGATCGACACGTCCCGCCATTCTCGAGATTTCTTCAGTTCGCAGCTCCAACCTTTGACGTGTCCGTGTTTGAGATATTCTTTCCACTTTTCAGAGGCAAGACCCTGGTGAGCTGCACACGAGGTGCAATGCTTGACGACCTGCCGGGTATCATCAGGCGAATGTCGGTCGATGCTTGTGAGCTGACCCCAAGCGTGGCGGGTAGCTTGCTTCGAAAACGAGATAGTGCTCCCTGTCTGCAGCTTCTTCTCACCATTGGAGAGATGCTCACAAAGCCTGTGGTTGAGGAATTCGGCGgcagcgaggagaaggaaagcaTGCTTTGGGGTATGTATGGGCCAACCGAGGCCGCCATTCACTGCACCGTTCAGCCCTCTTTTGCTTGTAGCATGTCCACAGCCAACATTGGCATCCCATTCGACACGGTGTCTGCATTTGTACTCAAAATTCCCGAGGACGAGTCCGAGCCTCCAGACCTTAGGGTTCTCTCGCTTGGGGAAGTCGGAGAGCTTGCTATCGGTGGACCTCAAGTTGCAGACTGCTACGTCAACCGGCCCGAGATGACGGCAAAGGCCTTTGTCGAAACGCCATACGGCCGTTTGTACCGAACAGGAGACAAGGCACGCATACTGCCCGACGGCACGCTTGAGTGTTTGGGACGCATAGGAGGCGGCCAGGTCAAGCTCCGTGGGCAGCGAatggagcttggagaggtGGAACATGCCGCGCTGAGAACGACAGGTTGTCATAGCGCTGTCGCCGCAGTCATCAACTCGATCTTGGTTCTCTTCTGTGCAGTGGATCATACGGATGGCATGGCCAACGCCGTGGAAGCTTCCTGTCGCGCTTGGCTCCCGGGGTTCATGTTGCCTGGTGACGTTATCGTCATGGACGCCTTTCCTCGACTCCCCTCAGGCAAAATCGATCGGAAGAGACTTGTTAACGAGTACAACAACTCACAAGCGGGGTCTGAGGTCATTCAACAAGGCATTTTCAGAGATGATTTTGAACGAAAACTGTGCTCTTTGGCCGCGACCGTTCTCGGCACCGAGGTGAAACCGGGTCAGAACTTGCTTCAAATGGGCCTTGATTCACTGGCTGCTATACGACTTGCCTCCTTATTACGCCAGGCCGGTATTGATAGTGATGCGATCGAGATCTTGAGGTCCCCCACAATCTCAGCGCTGCATGCATGCGTGTCCGAAAAGCAAGGCCATCGACCAGCCTCCATTCTGGATACCTTTCACCCCCGCGCATGGCAACCAGACGTTTCGGCAGTACTCGCGCAGAGGTCTGAGCTGTTTAGAGACAACAGGCCGGTTCAGTCGGTTTACCCCTGCACACCCCTCCAGATCTCGATGCTCGCCGAAACTGCAGCCAATCCTCGTGCATATTGCAACTGGATCAAACTTCGGTTCCCAAGACCTTGCTCGCGAGACTCCGTCCGCTCTTGGTTCTTGAGGCTTGTTGAGAGAAATGAGATACTGCGTACCGGCTTTGTCCACAACGATGGTGACTTTTTTCAAGTCGTCTTTGAACGCGCCTGCGAATCATGCATCTCATTCTCAGACTCGCCAGTTTGTGAGTTTGAACTGCGACATGACCAGGACTTTCTCACGCCTTTCAAAGTGCAAATCTCGGATGCTCAAACCATCGGTGAACCCGCTGATGTTGAGGCTGTGGTACACCTTCATCATGCGATATATGATGGCTGGTCATGGGACTTGGCTATGGCTGACCTTGCGGCGCTTATGCAAGGAGAACAGCTTGGAGAGCGCCCACAGTTCAGCAAGATCACCTACTACTATGCCTCTCCGTCTTTTCGTCACATTTCGGATGCTGCTAAAGAATTTTGGGCGGCAAATCTTCGAGGGTTCCAACCAGCGGCGCTTCCGATCTTACGAGCTGGCACAGCAAAGGTGTCTACTACCTCTACCTCCAGTGTCATTGTGGACATCAGCCCAAACGAGCTAAGGAGATCACTAGATGATATCCAGTGCGGGATTCAGACCATCTTCCAGGCTTCGGTCGCCTGGATCTGGAGTGCTATGGTTGGGAGTGACGATGTTGTGGTCGGTACCGTGACATCTGGCAGGACACTGCCAATCTCAATGATCGAGGATGTGATGGGGCCTTGCATCGCCACAGTGCCATTTCGTACCGACTTCTCACAAGTCAGCAGTATTGCCGATCTCCTTGTCAGCACTCAAGCGACCAGTAGAGCCATTCTCGAACACAGTACCTTGCCTCTTTCAGAGATCAGGCGGGCAGCGGGAGTCCGGCCAGGGCAGCCCTTTTATGATGTTTTGTTCGTTTATCAGCAGTCACTTCAAACCAGCAAACCAGACTGTGTCAGGGGATTCCAAGAGGTTGGCCATCAGGATTTCTTGGAAACGCAGCTTGTTGTCGAGGTAGAGCCAAGAGCCCATGACTTCATTCTCCGTATTACATCGCACGAGAACACGTTCCCTGATCAGCAGGCCATAGCCCTGGGCGGTTGTATCGCCGAGATGGCTTCATGGATGCTCAGGAATCTCGACTCCAAGATTACAGGGATACAAGCAGCCTTCTCCCAGTCGCTCCTCTCTGTATTCAACCCCAAGCCGGTAACCTTTGCTGGAGTTCCTGATCTAGCCCACGCCATTGACGTGGTGGTCGCAAACCACCCTGACAAGGAAGCTCTGTGCTTTGCACATCGTATTTCGGATGATCTTGTCAAAACAACCACGTTATCATTTGCCCAGCTCAACCAAACCGCCAATCAAATTGCATGGCACCTTCAAAAACATGGGCTGAAGGAGGGGGCAGTTGTGGCCATTATCATGGAGAAGTCCGTCCTCCTCTACGCTGGTAtccttgccatcctcaaAGCTGGCTGTGGCTATCTACCCCTTCTGCCCACTACCCCGGAGACGCGTATCGGCACCATTCTGCAGCAGGCCGGAGTCAGTTTCTGCCTCACGGACAGGATCACTCGAGACAAACTATCCCCTCATCTTTGCCCCACTATCATGGACCTCGACGGGCTCGAATACATGTCGCTTCCAGTTAGGGCTATTACACCAAATCCTGACCCCTCGAGGCTAGCCTATGTCATCTACACATCTGGCAGCACCGGTGTACCGAAGGGGGTTTGCGTGACCCAGTTAAACATCATGAGCAACCTCGATGTTTTGTCCAGAATCTACCCTGTAAAGGGCTGCTCCAGACTGCTTCAGTCTTGTTCTCAGGCATTTGATGTCTCAGTCTTTGAGGTATTTTTCGCCTGGACCCAAGGCATGTGCCTCTGCTCTGGCAAAAACGACACCCTATTTGAGGATCTCGAGAGATCAATCAGGATGCTTGAGGTCACCCACTTAAGCATGACCCCAACAGTGGCATCTCTGGTCGATCCGGACAAGGTTCCAGCGGTGGAGTTTCTGGTAACGGCCGGCGAAGCCATGACGGAGGCAGTCGCCAAGAAATGGGGGAGGAAGCTGTTCCAGGGGTACGGCCCGTCAGAGACTACAAACATCTGCAGtgtgaagaagatggggcCGAACCAGGCAATCCAGCATCTTGGTTGGTCTTTGGAAAACACTTCGACTGTTGTTTTATTCAAGGATAGTGAACACGTTGTTCCACTGGGCTGCCTCGGCGAATTTTGCTTTGGCGGTGATCAGGTTGCTCAGGGATATCTCGCCATGCCCGCCCTAACTTCATCAAAATTCATCGATCACCCCACCTATGGTAGGCTCTATCGATCCGGAGATATTGGACGTATGCTGCCGGATGGATCAATGGTCATTCTTGGTCGCGTGGACGACCAGGTTAAGCTCCGCGGACAGCGGGTGGAGCTCGGGGAGATCACAGCGACGTTGCGGCTCTCGAGTGCGGTCGAGGATTGTGCAAGTCTGTTCTTGCGAGCGGGACCGGAAGACTCCCGGGATCAAATAGTCTCTTACTTTGTCCCCAGCGGCATTCAAGCAAACGAATATTCTCTGTTGGAGCTCAACAATGATCTCCGACAAAAGGTGCAGTCGCTGTTTCGAGTGCTCACTTCAAAATTACCGCAGTACATGGTGCCATCGGCGATACTCCCCATTTCCGTCTTGCCGACCACAGCGTCTGGAAAGTTGGACAGGGAACGGCTTACCGCCTCCTACCGAATGCTCAGCCAAGAGTACCTCGCATCGGTGACCGATCACGTCGCCGACAACGACGAGGACTATGAGGAATGGACAACAGCGGAGCAGAAAGTAGCTCGTGTGGTTACAGAGGCCCTCAAGATTTCAAGGCACGAGGTCCAACGATGGACATCTCTGGTTACGCTTGGTCTGGACTCCATCTCTGCCATTCAATTGGCGAGGTCATTCTACTCACAACTGGGTCAACGCATTCCGATCTCGACCATTCTGCAAAATCCAAATGTTTCCCGGCTTGCTAAGATCCTTATCGATCTCGAAAAGACAACATCCGAGCCATCAAAAGCCCAGGACCTGTTACCGAAGACCCTCTTGGCGTCGCTGAAGGAAATACTTCGACAGCAAGGAACATCGGCTCAAGAGATTCTACCATGTACCCCGTTGCAAGAGGGAATGTTGGCAGCCACGGCGAGCAAGGAAGCTTATATCAATCGCATGCTCTTTCTCGTCAGTGGAGATCCTGCGCAGCTAGAGACAGCCTGGAACGCGATGGTTTTACGGCATGGCATTCTTCGGACCTGCTTTATGACCACTTCCAGTAGCCAGCACCCCATAGTTCAAATTGTGCTGGATAGCTGGCAGCCGGACTGGCGTGAGTTTGACGCTTCAAAAGAACGGATCCCTTCCTGTGTGGCTGAGCAAATCAATCTGCTGGGCGATGGCGTCGACTCTCTTCGACCTATGATCTCACTTGCCTggatcaagaacaagactCAGAGATACTTATCCTTTGTCTGTCATCATGCTCTGTATGATGGTGTCGCTGTTGAGCGCCTTCTTTATGAGATTGAGAAGACTTATCATGGGCTTTCGCTGCCACCGACGCCATCATATGCCGCCTTTCTCCGAGAATCTTCGACTTTGCCGGAGCAAACAGATAGTTTCTGGGCTACCCATCTGTCTGGAATGCAACCAAAGCTG TTAGAGCAAGGATCAAGGAAATAG
- the SID1 gene encoding PAK-related GC kinase Sid1 (EggNog:ENOG503NVW0; antiSMASH:Cluster_10; SMCOG1080:lysine/ornithine N-monooxygenase; COG:Q) — protein sequence MSPHSISTMDETEAVPQLVNGASQFPKSQYVTPTEADAVHDLVCIGFGPASVAIAIAMHDAMEAGKLKQCPKVLFLEKQPQFAWHAGMLLPGAKMQISFVKDLASLRDPRSHFTFLNYLHKNERLVDFINLDTFTPARAEFEDYLRWCANHFEDVVCYQNEVVSVAPVQEVGPAKIFEVTSRNIKTGVTSTYRTRNVIVAAGGQASLPDIFPAHHPRVIHSSQYAQRAPQILGDRSAPVRVAVVGAGQSAAEIFSNVQSLYPNSKTYMVMRSEFLRPSDDSPFINSIFNPEYIDQIFPKSAAYKAKFLHEARATNYSVVRLELIEHLFETMYHQKRTLGADEKKWPHRILAGRELIKVEDKGDGLRIKVARLSTTGVSDGPLLNEEDLDVDLVICATGYKRTAHVDILKGAYGLLPELDVAGEQEQEQEREQIGVPRKDRWVVESANKAQESSKRVIEVGRDYGVRFASGAVAQGSGVWLQGCCEGTHGLSDTLLSVLSTRSGEIVESIFGVSR from the exons ATGTCCCCACACAGCATCAGCACAATGGATGAGACCGAGGCCGTCCCCCAGCTTGTCAACGGCGCCAGCCAGTTCCCCAAGAGCCAATATGTTACTCCCACAGAGGCTGATGCCGTGCACGACCTGGTGTGCATTGGCTTCGGCCCCGCCAGCGTCGCCATTGCCATTGCTATGCACGACGCCATGGAGGCcggcaagctcaagcagTGCCCCAAAGTCCTCTTTCTGGAGAAGCAGCCCCAGTTCGCTTGGCACGCCGGCATGCTCCTGCCCGGCGCGAAGATGCAGATTTCCTTCGTCAAGGACCTCGCCTCTCTCAGAGACCCCCGCTCTCATTTCACCTTCCTCAACTACCTCCACAAGAACGAGAGACTGGTTGACTTCATCAACCTGGACACCTTCACCCCCGCCCGCGCCGAGTTTGAGGACTATCTCCGGTGGTGCGCCAACCACTTTGAGGACGTTGTCTGCTATCAGAACGAGGTGGTCTCGGTCGCTCCTGTCCAGGAGGTCGGCCCCGCCAAGATCTTTGAGGTGACATCACGCAACATTAAGACCGGTGTGACCAGCACCTACCGCACACGCAACGTTattgtggctgctggtggccaggcctccctccccgacatCTTCcccgctcaccacccccgtgTTATTCACTCGTCTCAGTATGCCCAACGGGCGCCTCAAATTCTTGGCGACAGGTCGGCCCCCGTTCGCGTTGCCGTGGTTGGTGCCGGCCAGAGCGCCGCCGAGATCTTCAGCAACGTCCAGAGTCTCTaccccaacagcaagaccTACATGGTCATGAGATCCGAGTTCCTCCGGCCAAGTGACGATTCCCCCTT CATCAActccatcttcaaccccGAGTACATTGACCAGATCTTCCCCAAGTCCGCCGCCTACAAGGCCAAGTTTCTCCATGAAGCCCGCGCTACCAACTACAGCGTCGTCCGCCTCGAGCTGATTGAGCACCTCTTTGAGACCATGTACCACCAGAAGCGGACGTTGGGCGCAGATGAGAAGAAGTGGCCCCACAGGATTCTGGCTGGCAGAGAGCTTATCAAGGTGGAGGATAAGGGCGATGGACTGCGCATCAAGGTGGCCAGACTCTCCACCACTGGTGTGTCAGAtggccccctcctcaacgagGAGGACCTGGATGTGGATCTCGTCATCTGCGCCACTGGCTACAAGAGAACGGCCCATGTGGACATCCTCAAGGGCGCCTATGGCCTCCTTCCCGAGCTCGACGTTGCCGGTGaacaggagcaggagcaggagcgggAGCAGATTGGCGTGCCCAGAAAGGAccggtgggtggtggagagcgCCAACAAGGCCCAAGAGTCATCAAAGCGCGTGATTGAGGTTGGCCGTGATTACGGTGTTCGTTTTGCTAGCGGTGCCGTGGCTCAAGGCTCCGGTGTTTGGTTGCAAGGTTGCTGTGAAGGCACCCATGGT TTGAGTGATACCCTACTTTCCGTTCTGTCGACACGGTCCGGCGAGATTGTTGAGTCTATTTTCGGAGTTTCCAGGTGA
- a CDS encoding hypothetical protein (antiSMASH:Cluster_10) has product MPTCILAAAGEWVRRGRIGRLGCQNCRAFALIPHHQLSHAPICCAVSASGKPTSASSLAFPAVDLPKTPPVTSRTRFASVSHRIAGRCRSSATHKMVWDIFLPLYSSWFRGC; this is encoded by the exons ATGCCCACCTGCATCTTGGCAGCTGCTGGCGAGTGGGTGCGTCGTGGCAGAATCGGACGACTGGGATGCCAGAATTGCCGTGCATTTGccctcatcccccatcaccagcttTCACATGCGCCCATCTGCTGTGCCGTGTCTGCTTCTGGCAAGCCGACGTCGGCCTCGTCTCTTGCGTTCCCTGCAGTTGACCTACCTAAG ACACCCCCAGTCACTTCCCGAACACGGTTTGCGTCGGTTTCGCATCGTATCGCCGGTCGGTGTCGAAGCTCAGCAACGCACAAGATGGTTTGGGatatatttcttccactaTATTCATCTTGGTTTCGCGGTTGCTAG
- a CDS encoding hypothetical protein (antiSMASH:Cluster_10; EggNog:ENOG503P9FU): MGRPEDLPEVISNYYVGDPQRVYAQYKYPADYDDAPKLPFEPPTPTADVYRQNQDRQPLWPQSASGMPLSALSPNSSMPWEPVSPVGKEELYVGPHLKDEKKKTCGLGKRTFTMVLVAVLVLIGAAVGGGVVGVMRAKHDESSPPKTTTPATNRTSSEPAASSLDDETPNVGFMLQAWEEPQYTGDKTRVYTEEGFYDFPFMAWSYVWFPNKTDCCLTFCASPTNHTPTGWWCDHRRRPKTDKSFGRVNIWCGRGSNTSNQRKCNETQAGGEWDKS, encoded by the exons ATGGGGCGCCCCGAAGACCTCCCAGAG GTCATCTCTAATTACTATGTCGGTGATCCCCAACGTGTTTATGCACAGTACAAATACCCCGCCGATTATGACGATGCCCCCAAACTGCCATTCGagcccccaacccccacagcAGACGTCTACAGGCAAAATCAAGATCGGCAGCCATTATGGCCGCAAAGTGCAAGTGGAATGCCCTTGAGCGCCCTCAGCCCCAACAGCTCAATGCCCTGGGAGCCCGTATCGCCGGTTGGAAAGGAAGAGTTGTATGTTGGGCCTCATCTGAAGgatgaaaagaagaagacatgCGGTCTCGGCAAACGGACATTCACCATGGTGCTGGTTGCCGTCCTTGTCCTAATCGGAGCGGcagtgggaggtggtgtggtgggcgTGATGAGAGCAAAGCATGACGAGAGTTCGCCGCCAAAGACTACAACACCGGCGACCAACAGGACGTCATCCGA ACCAGCAGCTTCGTCTCTCGATGATGAAACCCCAAACGTGGGATTCATGCTTCAAGCGTGGGAAGAGCCCCAATACACCGGTGACAAGACACGCGTGTACACTGAAGAAGGCTTTTACGATTTTCCATTCATGGCGTGGAGCTACGTCTGGTTTCCAAACAAGACAGACTGCTGCCTCACATTTTGTGCCAGCCCGACCAACCACACGCCaaccgggtggtggtgcgacCATCGGCGGAGGCCAAAAACGGACAAGTCGTTTGGAAGGGTGAATATCTGGTGCGGCAGAGGAAGCAACACAAGCAACCAGAGAAAGTGCAATGAGACTCAGGCTGGAGGGGAATGGGACAAATCGTGA